The genomic region atagcatgactccctcccTGTTTTAGTTaacaggtcagtgtgtgtgagaagagtTGACATTAAAACCTGAGACCAGGAGTCCAAACACAAAGTCTAAACCACTGGTTCAGTGagtaataaacaaacacatcacagagtTATTGAAGGAAATATAAAGATGATGAAACATCTGTTCTTTGGATGGTTGATGATGGTGAAGGCttcctgcagagctgcagatcttcctgtttgtttagGATTATCTATGTGTGTTCAGACTGTAATGATGAGCCTGCTGaccaggctgtgtgtgtgtgtgtgtgtgtgtgtgtgtgtgtgtgtccagtatAAATGCAGCTCTGAGCCTGATCAGCTTAGAAAGCCGCCTTCCACTTTCTACTTGGCACATCTGCTTTCAGGTCAGTTTTCTTCTCAATATTAAGGGATTCTTTACATTTGGAGACCAATTTTAATTTAAACGTCTTAAGGTTTTAAAAGTCAGTTTTAATTTAAATCTATTAAAGTTTTAATGTCAGTTTTAATTTTAACATCTTAAAGTTTTAAATTCtcttctctgtgctgcaggGCATCACACCAGTCATTACCATGAGTCCTAAACATGTTATCTTTAAGAAAGTTTCCCGGGACAAGTCGGTGAGTTCTGCACAGATCGACTCTGGTTGTAGCAGTAGAGTAAAGTTCAGAATCAGGGGGAGGTTCTTCTGTTTCTACCCAGTAGTttccttgagcaaggcactgacgAGGCCTGTGACCCCTCTGTGTTTCAGGTGGCCGTCTACATGGCCAAGAGAGACTTTGTGGATCATTGTGACGTTGTGGATCCAGTGGGTGAGTCAGGTTTCTGTCAGATAGCAGGATGGTGAGTGGTTCATTCAGAAACATCTGatctttctctgcctctttcaGACGGAGTTATTTTGATCGACCCGGTGCAgcttaaaggaaaaaaaggtcaGTATGATTCTAAACTTTATTGATCACAGATCAGGAGATAAAGCAACAAAGTCTGTAGTGGTCATCATGTTGCAGTCATGTAGCCTCACATAGAAGGGCTTAAGTATTTACAGAAAGGGACACAAATGAAGGACACGCAGAAAACATTAACACTGGTTGATTAGTTGATTACCTGTCATCACAGTTAACATGATGTCTTGATGTGTCTTCAGTGTACGTGATGCTGTCGTGCACATTTCGGTACGGCCGTCAAGACATGGATGTGATGGGCGTGGCCTTCAGGAGGGACCTGTTCCTGGTGACTAGGCAGGTTTACCCTGAGCTGCAGGACAAAGAAAAGCTGACTCATACCAAGATCCAGCAGAAACTGCTTCGAAAACTTGGAGACAATgccttccccttcttcttcgaggtgaggaaaaaacagaacCAGCTGTCTGTTCTCAGTATGGGTTCAGGTCTCAGTTACAGGCAGTCACAGAGTCTAGACATCTTTCTCCTCCAGATCCCCCTGACAGATCCAAACTCTTATGCTAGTTCTGATGTGGTGGTGCTTTCCTCATTAGATTTGGAAAGAAAAGGTTATGCAAACAATTCTTCAGGAGAACCAATCAATTAAAGTATTAATCAACATGTGGCTGGTCATTATCTTCGTAAACACTGATGTCGGACACGTGAGGCGTCAACACAAATCTCACACTCTAGACCTGCAGCAATGTAACTGAAAATGTGTGGAGCGTGTTTGACAtgaacagtttgtgtttgtatttcagtTTCCAGACAACCTGCCGTGTTCCGTTGCTCTGCAGCCTGGACCCTCTGATGTGGGAAAGGTAgctccttcatcatcatcatcatcatcatcaccagctTCAGTAGTGACGAGGACATTGAGCCAGTTCAGATGTGTCATAGTGACGACAAACCTCGATTATCTTCAAATGTCATAATGATCCTGCTGTCAGAGGACACATCCAGAACCTGTTCCTGAGAACAGTTTACACATCCAGAACCTGGTCCTGAACATAGTTTACACATACAGAACCTGGTCCTGAACACAGTTTACACTTTCATCTGCTTAATCTCTCATCAGTAAAATAAAGACAACTGTGTCAGATCCAGAACAGATCAATAAGTGAATCTtctcatgtctctgtgtgttcgaCAGAAATGTGCTGTGGAGTTTGAGGTGAAAGCTTTCTGTGGAGAAAACCAGGACGACAAGATCGACAAACagtcagtttttatttaataagTAATCTATGATTGTCATGAAATTATTGAATATTGTTTTCCATCATATTGATAGTTTGAAACATGACGTTGTGTCTCTCTAGGAGTTCAGTCCGTCTCACCATCCGGAAGATCCAACACAGTCCAGAGAACACAAAACTGGTCCCAGTAGCAGAGACAACCTTTGAGTTCCTGATGTCTGAAAAACCACTGCACGTCAAATTGAGTCTGCCCAAAGAGGTGAGACAGGACAGATTGAGCCTGCCCAAAGAGGCTAGATAGGTCAGTGTACAAAGAGATGGGATGGGACATGAAGAGAGATGTCAATAAGagaccagctgtctgtctgtctgtctctctgttcatctctctgacctgtctgagtcggctgtggctcagaggtagagccagcgtcttgttatcagaaggttactagtttgattcccctggtctgcatgtcgaagtgtgtTTGgtcaagatactgaaccccaaactgctcctgatgtgctggtcaacaccttgcatggcagctgcCACCATCAGTTTTTGAATGTATATATGAATATGTGTGaattattgtaagtcactttggacaaaagcgtctgataaatatcctaaatgtaaatgtctctcTGCAGACGTTTTACCATGGTGAACCTGTCTGTCtatctctgacctgtctgtctccctaacctgtctgtctgcagacatTTTACCATGGTGAACCTGTCCCAGTGAATGTAGAAATCACTAACTCGTCCAGCAGGAATATCAAAGACATCAGTGTTTCAGGTGCGTTCTTGTATCGGTTGGTCCTCACAGGGAAACAAACACGtctgtttatttatgtaataaatatctgtatatatttgtttgtttaatctgttgaaaaaaatgtgttactaACTTAGgtctttttgtctgtgtgttaagTTGAACAGGTGACCAATGTCGTTCTTTATTCCAATGATAAATACGTCAAATCCGTGGCTAAAGAGGAGACAAAGTGAGTCCACCCTCTGTTAAACCCGATTTTTAAAACTTTAGCTGAATAAATGACTTTCTGTTTTGTACAGTGAAAATATAATTGAGTGATGACACagtgaattatttttattttctttgtcttataaCTGacagttgtatttattttgtatgtagCCAGTCAGTAGGTTGGTTGTACAGTAGTTTAGGGTTTTATTACAGATGAGGGAAATATGAACATACCGTGTATTTGAGACacaataattgattaattattatTCTGTTTGCAGTGACTCCGTCCCCTCCGGTACCAGTCTGAAGAAGGACTACACTCTGTATCCCCTGCTGGCTCACAACAAGGACAGAAGGGGACTTGCTCTTGATGGACGACTCAAACACGAAGACACCAACCTGGCATCATCGAGCATGTGAGACACACCAagacacactgagacacacCGAGACGCTCACATAATAACTCTCCCTCGCTGATAGAGACTAAAGGTGTGGaactctgtgtttgtctcagagTGAAGCAGGAGGTGCTGAAGGAGGTGCAGGGGATGCTTGTCTCCTATAAGGTCATAGTGAGGATGATTGCCTCTGGGTGAGTGTGAACCACTTTGCATGCTGGAGGTTACATTTACATCAACATTTAGGGcttttagcagacgcttttgtccaaagcgacttaaaATCAGtccatttgtcacaagaaagaagccacaacatatcaccatcgataaaggagaaaagaaaaaattggTTGGTTgggagggagtcatgctatgtggggtcgaggtgaagtctgaacaaatgagtcttgtgtcttttgtggaagatggagagtgactctgctgtcctgacattggtcgagagttcgttccaccactgaggcgccAATACAGAGAAGAGTCACTACTTGGCTGACtgacctttgtttgctctcagtgatggcGGTAACTGGCCAGCCCGCTGATGTAGTGGAGCAAAGTGCTCTCTCTGGGGCGTGTGGTCtaaccagtgtttggaggtagacgggTGCAGTTCTGCTGACGGgcttgaaggccagcaccatcgtctGTAATCAGATAGGggctgcaacaggaagccagtgaaggtcatggaggaggggggtcacatgggagaatttggaTAGATTGTAAATGAGGCGTgctgcagcgttctggataCACTGCAACAGTTTAGTTGCAGAGGCCGAGAGTCCAGCCAAGAAGgaattgcagtagtccaggcgggagatgaccagcgcttggaccaggagttgtgTTGTGTCCTCTGTGAGGAAAGACCGAATCcagatgttgtagagggcaaatctgcaggatcgggccacAACAGTGATGTTgtggcccgatcctgcagatttgacGCTGTCAATGAAGGCGATACTGTGACATCCtggacagtgactgacaggtccatgtgtGGGCAGTCTGTcccgggatgaagaggagttcaggtttactcaggttgagtttgaggtgatgagcagctgtccaagcagagatgatgcagacattcagagatgagcaCCACAACGTGGCtgttggaggaggacgaggggaaagagaggaacagttgggtgtCGTCAGCATAACAGGGGTCAGAGAATCCATGCGATGTGACTGCAGAGCCTCGTGATCttgtgtatagtgaaaacagaaccggtcctaatactgagccttgagggacaccagtttcctttccatgtgacctgaaaggtgcgatttgtcaggtatgatgtgaaccaggttagagcagagtcagcaaTGTTCAgccagagagcagaggaggatttggtggttgactgtgtcaaGCGCAGAAGATAAGTCGAGGAGAATGAAGACTGATGAGTGGGACGAGGTTCTGGAGGCACCGAGTGACTCAGTCACCATGAGGAGGCCCGACCCAGTGGAGTGAGCCAGAGTTCAGCTGACAGCTGATGTCAGAGATTTCTGCTCAGTGAAACTTCAGCTTCATTATTCCAGCCAGAATTTTCTGTCCTGCTTCAAAACTATTTATCCACCAAAAACCCCAAATACAACCAAATCATTCATGTTGCATCAGGCAGATTGTGACATCACTGTACACTGTGAACTCACTgtacactgtgacatcatcagtgagctttatatttttgttgttatatATGACTGAGCTTatgtttatgaaataaaaactgatgtttttgcTTCTCTGTGTTCTGACAGGACAATCGGATCCAGGTAACATctaataattttatttatttatttactctacCTTATTCCCTATCTATGTattgtgtgtactgtgttgttGTACTGTGCCAGTATGCAAGCTGCTGAAACCAATTGCCCCtggtgggattaataaagttgtctgagtctgagtctgagtctaATAAACACgttctgtgtgtcagtgtatgTTATGTGTGAAAATACATTCTGaccaacgtgtgtgtgtgtgtgtgtgtttgtgtttgttacagCGAGGTGTCTTTGGAGCTTCCTTTCAGACTGATGCATCCTAAACCTGAACCAGGTACAgacctcatcttcctcttcctcttcttcctcttcctatttctccttttcttcctcctcttcctgtgtcAGTTCAGTTACAGTTTGTTTCTTCATTGACAAGCCTGCACACAgattacgtgtgtgtgtgtgtgtgtgtgtgtttgtgagctaCAGAGAGGACTGCTGACTGTGTTAAGCAGCTTGTTGTGTATCGCTGACAGCAGTCAGTTGTTTATCATCTCAACAACAAGCTGAGTCACATCCTGAAGATTAACATTCTGCTGATCAATACAGATTATATattcatacacaaacacacacacacacacacacacacacacacacacatatacgtaattgttgaaaaacgcgtgctaaagtgccctcctgggagccaaaacgcgcactaaagtgcccttttcgcccctgcccttcaaaatgTCTGTCCACGCTACTGTCAGGATTAATTTATATCTGAACCAgaataatgtttctgttttcttttcttcatcacGTTTTCTGTTTGATCTTCAGCCAAGGAGGGGTAAGATCACTGCTCTGTTTCATTATATTAATGATTCAACTGACTTCATCACAGCCACAGTCCTGAAAATAACTAAACACTGTATGACTTTTATTACCTTCACTGAAGAGAACTAGACCTCAACACAGGTTTCCATCTCAGAGTCCTTGAAAGTACCAGACTGATGTCTCTCTCTGCTATTTTTCCTTTCATTAAATGATATCGCAGGTTTCACCTGTCTGTTACCTAAGGACAAAGATCTGCTGTCCAAACACAGCTCAGTTTACTGCTCAATGTTTACCATTAATTCAGCCATTagatcatcattattattgttattattatgatttttgttattattattattattattgtaattattattattatcattactattatcatcatcagctggcAGTTAAATCACACAATCTCACTGTATTTCAGAAGCTCATATCTCCCTCCGTTTATAATAAAACAGGTCTTATTAAAACCTTAAGCCTTCGACCCCCCCAACAGGGTTTAAACACTTGACTAATGAGCCCCTCCCCTCTTTGTCCTGCAGCGAATCAGATGACATGGTGTTTGAGGAGTTTAAACGAGCCTACCTGAAGGGCATCGTTTACGGAGATGATGATGAGTCTCCCACAGAGGCATAAACTGCAAAGAGGTTGACCTCAGTCGGATCCTAGTTTGAGCTGACTTCCTCAGGATTTCCATGACCATGTGATGTACTTTCCTGTAGTGTCCCCCTCAGGATTAACTGCTTCACTGTCAGAAATCATCAGCATGTTTGTCACTGTAATTGACTATGAAGCCTGaagggggcgctgctggaccTGTCTTAGACAACGCTCCTGACAGACAGGATGCGGATGAGCTCTAACTAATGGTTGTTAAAAATTTGATGATAATTTTCtcagtttattattttcttccttcatCAGAAAACTGTCAAAAGTTTAAAACTTGTGACTTCAGACTGAGTGAAACATTCACTGAGAACATAGAAATTGTAGATATGTTGAAAAATGGAAATTTATAGTTCTGTTATAATTAAAAATGCTTGTTAGTATGAGGAGATCATCTGATTGGAGGTGAAACATTAcacatgttaaaaatgtttcaatgtgtctgtgtctgtgctgaTGGATCGATAcagaatattaataaaatataatttagttTCATCAAATAAAGGAATCTGTTTCCTTGAGCAATAAaaatgaatcacacacacacacacacaataatcaGTAAGTGTGTAACTGCATCATAGTTCCACTTGGCTTCTGTCAGGTCGTATAATTTTACAATAAATTACAATAAAAGAAGAACATTTACATTGACATcttagggcatttatcagacgcttttaTCCAAAGCGGCTTACAGTAATtgatacattcatacactgatggtagCGGCTGCCAcgcatcaggagcagttttgggttCAGTGTGTTGCCCAAGGACTCTTTGATTCATGCCAACAACCTTCAGATTGCTAGACGACTCGCTGTATCTCCTGAGCCATAAGAAGattgaggaagaagaggaagaagagaagaagaatgtCTTGATGTGATGTCAGAGAGATGATATGAAACAAAGATCAAATGATCTTTTTGATCACCATCCTTTTATTGATTATACAAACAGCTGATTGtttctttcatgttttattggatttttctgagaaataaaatattcagctgtttctttttcatCCAAAGTGAAGCAACAGAAcaaccacaaaccaacaaactctttctttttcttatctAAAGACTGACAGACGTAAATATCATTTATCTATTAAAACAAGAACgctctggctgtgtgtgtgtctgtgtgtgtgtgtgtctgtgtgtttgtgcctgaaATATCTCTGCAAATCTGGATCCgactgacctgagattttcaacatggctgctgcatggttGAAGGGTGTGCAGACTCTGACTTGTTTGGACTACACAgacaccgttaataaattatttaatgaATGATTTACGAATTCCGCCAGCACTGTCAACCATAGCCACGCCCCCTATATTTaggcgcaccagagccaatcactgcagagcccaccccGTGCCCCACCTCCTGTGTTCCGAGTCTCAAATAACACACCTGCAGAAACAAGCTACTTTGAGTGGAGATATATGcgagaaacacaacaaaagttaATCTGAATCAGATACTTGCACAGAACACTGGTATGCGAGAGAAGAGCAGAAAACTGTCTAAGAATTAAAAGGCAGACTGCAGTGGCAGCAGAATTTGTTCACCAAAGCTACCGCtaaaagtgatgcagcagtgtAAGCTCACTTTAATATGGCCGAAGAAATCACGCGAGCGTCCAAGTACTTTATTAGCTGTTGATGAAGCACTGACAACATGGATACAGCGCATCTGTCCGTTTTCATTAGAGTCATGAAGGCAGACTTTGCTGTCAGCGAGGAGCTCTTGGATGTAGCTGCCATGCATGAGACAACGACGggcaggaacatttttgatgCTGTGGAGAGGTTTGTGAGTAAAATAAAATTACTCTGGGAAAAGTTGGTGGGGCTAACTACCAATGGCGCACCTGcaatgtgtggaggaaaaacgGCATTGGTTGGACTAGTGTAATAAACCTCAGATCACACTCCAGTCATCAAAACACGATCAGCTGACAGGTGTAGATCAGgtccatcattttttttgtattgtctgTATGAAAACAAGCTTCTGTGATTAACTCGTTAGGGCGTGATGTAGTCTAGCACACCTGCAGACTCAGGTTGTCTTTGTTCCTTTGTTGGagaacacagcagagagagttGTCCAAACCCTGCCCAGCTGATACAATGTGGATATAAATTGAGGCGTTGTATCGTTTTACAGAGCTGTTGTAGGATCAGTGTCAGGAGATCATCAGATGACTCGCTGTCTGGAAGACTTAAACAAAGTCACACCAGTTCAGACAAAGACTGAGATGAGCTCAAGataaacaggtgaaaacagaAGGATGTTATTACAACAGCTGCTCCTGATAAACAGACGCTGCTCCATAACAGTACAAGGACGAGgggacaaacacagagacacaacatgaccCAGGAAACAAGCTCATCAGATAAAGAGATACTGGTTGATTCTCTACACACCCGTGTCTCTATACATAGCAAGCTTCTTTGGTCAGTGATCGttaacaaagaaagaagaattCAGAGTTTTTAAGGAGTCCTATGAAAGCCacatttacttttattatttagGTTTCACACAGAGGACAAACTTTTAGAACTGGGGTGGATATGGCAGTTATGATGGTCAATGTTGATGATTAGTTTGGTGTAAATAATCTTCTGGTTTGTTgtcagtgatgtgtttttatgttgtctTCATGTTTCTGGTTTCTGAACCTGATCatgctgtgtctctgatggctGATTGGTGGAAAATCATTTAAGAATAATGTTATCTAAAACAATTTATTTCTACAGGAGTATTTTATTCTTTAGTGAAGCTACCTGGATCCTCCATTGGCAGGTGGAGTCGGGGGTTGGTGGTGCAAGACTCAGTCGCCCCAGCTGTATACGTCCTCGGTGGGGGTACTTGTAGGCATTGGTCCTCTCAATAAGGGCATGTCACATGTGTCTGGGTGGAGCAGGAAGCCAGAGAAAGTACTGCTGGACTCAGAACCGGCAAACATGCCGTTAGTTACCTTATCCTTTACCTGGATCCACACGCGGTCCCCGCGGGCCATGTGGACAATGATTTGTTGCGAGGTGGTCCCTAACACTTTGGTGTCTGTGGTCTTCACCATCGGTTTGAAGTTCAGGAAGAGGCCAACTTTGAGGACCCGCTCGTAGACAGTGAGGTGGTAGCTGAAGAGGTAGGTGCCATTGATTGGGGCGGTGTAGATCCCCTTGCTGGGGTCATAGCTCCCCTGGATATTGTAGTGAATGTGGCTGAAGACCACTGGGGCATTTGGTGGGGGGTAACTGGATGTAAGTCCTGCAGCGAAGGCAGACTGGATGCTGGGCATGCAGGGACCAGGACGACCCATCATCCCCATGTCCCCCATGTTTCCCTTGGCCCCCTGTGGTCCTGTTTGACCCTCAGGCCCCATCCGTCCCTCCTCCCCCGTGTCTCCCTTGTCTCCCTTCT from Sparus aurata chromosome 2, fSpaAur1.1, whole genome shotgun sequence harbors:
- the sagb gene encoding S-arrestin b; amino-acid sequence: MSPKHVIFKKVSRDKSVAVYMAKRDFVDHCDVVDPVDGVILIDPVQLKGKKVYVMLSCTFRYGRQDMDVMGVAFRRDLFLVTRQVYPELQDKEKLTHTKIQQKLLRKLGDNAFPFFFEFPDNLPCSVALQPGPSDVGKKCAVEFEVKAFCGENQDDKIDKQSSVRLTIRKIQHSPENTKLVPVAETTFEFLMSEKPLHVKLSLPKETFYHGEPVPVNVEITNSSSRNIKDISVSVEQVTNVVLYSNDKYVKSVAKEETNDSVPSGTSLKKDYTLYPLLAHNKDRRGLALDGRLKHEDTNLASSSIVKQEVLKEVQGMLVSYKVIVRMIASGTIGSSEVSLELPFRLMHPKPEPAKEGESDDMVFEEFKRAYLKGIVYGDDDESPTEA